The genomic window TTGAGCCAGGCAGCGGCCGGGGCGGGTGACGGCGGGATGCAGGCGGGACAGGTCCTCGTTGGTTGTGATGGCGACGAGCACGTCGCGGCCTTGGCCGAGCATCCCGTCGGTCAGGTTCAGGAGCCGCGAAAGTCCCTGGCCCGCCGATGCTTTCGCTTCGGCACGGATGAGCTCGTCGCAGTCCTCCAGCACCAGCAGGCGCCAGCGGCGGCGCTCGTCGTCGACCTCGGTGGCCGCCGACATCAGGTAGCCGGGCTGACTGAACAGCATGTCCGGGTCCAGCACGCAGTCGACCTGGCACCACGGCTGCCACGCCCTGGCCAGCGCGCGCAGCGCCGTGGTCTTTCCGGTACCCGGCGGCCCGTGCAGCAACAGCAGTCGACCGCGAATGTCGTTGGGCGACAGCGCCATCAGCCGATCCAGTGCGGCCGCGGCCGAGTCCGGATAGTTGCGGCGAATGTCGGACCAGACCGGTGTCTCGATGTCGTGCTGCCGTCGCCGCGGTCCCTGCTGGGTGTGCAGGTACCAGAACCCCATCTCGATGCCGTCCACCACCTCGGACGGCTCCTCGGCGTCCCGGATCGCTTCGGCCAGAATGTCGTTGGCCAGCTCATCGGTGACGGCGGTGACCTCGACGACGGCGGAACGATCGGCCCAGCGGTCCGCGCGCAGCGTCCAGCCGTCGCCGACCACCAGGATCGAGCGGCTGTTGTCCTCCTCGATGGCGCGGGCGATCCGGGAACCCGCGGGGCGCAGCGGCGCGTCGGCGCGCACGCGTTCGAGCTGCTTCTTGCGATAGCGACCCTGTTCGCCTTGGACGAAGGGGGTCAGCGCGAGCACGTCGAGCACATCGCGCGGCGAGTAGTACGAATCCAGTGCGACGGACCACCGCAGGCTCTCGGCCGGATCGGCCGGCCCCGGCTCGGGCCCGACCAACCGAAGTGGTTCCTTGCGTTCCAACATTCCGACCATGATCGGTGTGTCGGACCGGCGGCGTCCACCGAATTAACGAGCGGCGGAAACGGAGCGGCCCCCCGCTCCATGGGAACGGGGGGCCGCATACCTGGTGCCTTACAGCGCCTTCAGTTCTTCGGTGACGGCACCGACGGACTTCTTGGCGTCGCCGAACAGCATGGAGGTGGTGTCGGCGTAGAACAGCGGGTTGTCGATGCCCGCGAAGCCGGAGTTCATCGAGCGCTTGAGCACGATGACGCTCTTGGCCTGGTCGACGTTGAGCACCGGCATGCCGTAGATCGGGCTGGAGGAGTCCTCGCGGGCGGCCGGGTTGGTGACGTCGTTGGCGCCGATGACCAGGGCGACATCGGTGCGGCCGAACTCGCCGTTGATGTCGTCCATTTCCTTCATCGCGTCGTAGGAGACCTCGGCCTCGGCCAGCAGCACGTTCATGTGTCCTGGCATGCGACCGGCGACCGGGTGGATGGCGTACTTGACCTCCACACCCCGCTTTTCGAGCAGCTCGGCCATCTCCTTGACCGCGTGCTGAGCCTGCGCGACGGCCATACCGTAACCGGGGACCACGATGACCTGGTTGGCGTAGGCCATCTGGATCGCGGCGTCCGCGGCCGAGGTGGCCTTGGCCTGCTTCTGCTCGCCGCCACCCGCGCCGGGCGCGGTGCCGCCGCCACCGAAGCCACCGGCGACGATGGCCGGAATGGACCGGTTCATGGCCTTGGCCATCAGGTTGGTCAGGATGGTGCCGGACGCGCCGACGATCATGCCCGCCACGATCATCGCGGTGTTGTTCAACGCCAGACCCGCCGCCGCGGCGGACAGACCGGTCAACGCGTTGAGCAGCGAGATGACCACGGGCATGTCCGCGCCACCGATCGGCAGCACGACCATCAAACCGAGCACACCGGCGGCTAGGAGCAGCAGCACCATCCACCACCACGGCGCGCCGCCGTCGGCCGCGCCGAGGCCGATCACCACGGCCGCGGCGATCGCGACCACCAGCAGCAGCAGGTTCAGCGGCTGCTGGAGCTTGCCGACACCGATCGGCTTGCCGGGCAGGATCTCCTGCAGCTTGCCGAAGGCGATCAGCGAGCCCCAGAACGAGACCGAACCGATGATCGCGGCGAACAGCGAACCGACGATGATGTGCACGGTCGGCTCTTCACCGTGCTTGAAGTTCGAAAAGCCCGTGGTGTCGAGGAATTCGGCCCACGCGATGAGCGCGACCGTGCCACCACCGACACCGTTGAACGCGGCCACCAGCTGCGGCATCGCGGTCATCTTGGTGTACTTCGCCGGCGGCACACCCAGCACCACACCGAGCACCAGACCGGCCACGATCAGGATCCAGTTGGAGGTGTCGCGCACCGCGATCAACGTCGCGACCACGGCGATGCCCATGCCGACCGCGGCGATCCAGTTGCCGCGCACCGCGGTCTTCGGCCCCGTCAGGCCCATCAGACCGTAGATGAACAGCGAGAACGCGACGATGTAGAGAATGTTGACCAAGTTGTCCATAGCGTTACTCGCCCGCCTTCTCCGCCGCGGCGACCGGCTTCTTGGCCTTGAACATGCCCAGCATCCGGTCGGTGACCACGAAACCACCGATCACGTTCAGGGTTCCGAAGACCACGGCGACGAACAGAATGATCTGGATGCCGATCGAGGGGTTCTCCACCCGGCCCAGCGTCACCAGCGCGCCGAGCACGACGATGCCGTGAATGGCGTTGGTGCCCGACATGAGCGGGGTGTGCAGGGTGTTGGGGACCTTGGAGATGACGGCGAAACCGACGAACCCGGACAGCACCAGGATCGCGATGTTCGCCAGCAGTTCGGTATACATCAGTTCACCTCACGAGTGACGCAGGAGTCCGCGAGAACCTGATCCTCGAAGTCGGGGGCGACCTTGCCGTCGACGAGCATCAGTTCCAGCAGGGCCGCGATGTTCTTGGAGTACAGCTCGCTGGCGTGCTCCGGCATGGTGGCGGGCAGGTTCAGCGGCGAAGCGATGGTGACGCCGTGCTTGACAACGGTCTCACCCGGCTCGGTCAGCTCGCAGTTACCGCCGGTCTCACCGGCCAGGTCCACGATCACGCTGCCCGGCTTCATACCCTCCACCGCGGCGGCGGTCACCAGCCGCGGCGCGGGACGACCCGGCACCAACGCGGTGGTGATCACCACGTCGAAGCCCTTGATCGCGTCCTCGAGCGCCTGCTGCTGCTTGGCCTTCTCTTCCTCGGTCAGCTCACGCGCGTAGCCGCCCTCGCCCGCGGCATCGATGCCCAGGTCGAGCCACTGGGCACCGACCGAACGCACCTGATCGGCGACCTCGGGACGCACGTCGTAACCGGTGGTGCGGCCGCCGAGACGCTTGGCCGTCGCGAGAGCCTGAAGCCCCGCGACACCCACGCCGAGCACCAGCACGGTCGCGGGCTTCACCGTGCCCGCCGCGGTGGTCAGCATCGGGAAGAAGCGGGTCGACTCCGAAGCCGCGAGCAGTACCGCCTTGTATCCGGCGACATTCGCCTGCGAGGACAACGCGTCCATCACCTGCGCGCGCGAGATGCGCGGGATCGCTTCGACCGCGAAGGCCTGCACACCGGCCGACTTCAGCGCCGCGATCTGGTTCTCGGCATTGCGCGGGGCCAGGAATCCGATCAGCGTCTGCCCGTCGGACAGCTTGGCCACCTCGGCATCGCTGGGCGGGGCCACCTTCACGACCACCTCGGCCGACCACGGATCGCCGATGGTCGCACCGGCCTCCACGTAGGCCTCGTCGGGAATGAGCGCACCCAGTCCGGCGCCGGCTTCCACGACCACCTCGACGCCCTGCTTCAGCAGCGCCGGAATGATCTTGGGCACCAATGCGACACGCCGCTCGCCCGCGTTGGACTCGCGAACGACTCCGACACGCGCTCCGCGCGGCGACGAGTCGCCAACGTTTTGCGTTGTCTCCACTTGTCAGACTTCCTTCTCGTGCTGGCCGTTTGGCCACCGACCGATGTCCGGACGAAGTTACCAACGAGTAAGTTCGCCAAAAATCCTCGCAACTGTACCCGGCTCGCCGTGAGCGTAGCTGAGATGCCCGTCACAGGACGTGGCCGGATTCCGCCCATATGCCGGATTCGCACCGCAGCCGCGCGGCGTGTCGTGGCCTCCGTTCTTCCTGCGCCGACGCGAAAAGCTCGACTTCGATGGTCGTCCGCGCAGGTGAGGGCCACAAGATCGAACCTCCAGGTCCCTTACTTACCCACACGTCAGCGAACTGGTCAGGCGCTCGAGACCGCGCCGGAGAGTGACGGGGGTCATGTTCGGAGGGGGATTCGGGGTGTTCCGCGCCACTCGTACGCCGTATGGTCGCGGTGTGAACGACTGCGTCTTCTGCCGCATCGTGGCGGGCGAAGCTCCGGCTACCAAGGTCTACGAGGACGAACTGCTGTGCGCGTTCCTCGATATCCGCCCCATCGCGCGCGGCCACACGCTTGTCGTGCCGAAGCGGCACGCGGCGGAGCTGGAGGATCTCGACGCCGATCTCGGCGCGGAGCTCTTCCGCGCCGGGCACCGGATCGCGCTGGCCATGCGGCGCAGCAGTCTCCTCGCCGACGGCGCGAACCTGGTGATGAACGACGGCAAGGCGGCGTTCCAAACCGTCGCGCACGTCCACCTGCACGTCGTCCCGCGCAGGCACGGCGACAAGCTCAGCTTCGCCAAGGGCTTCTTGCTGCGCAGACCGAACGATCCGGAGGGCACCGCCGCCGCCATCCGGGCGGGCCTCGCGACGCCGGCCCGGCAGGACGACGCCGAGGACGTCGGCACCGAGGAAGGAACGCAGGCATGATCGACCAGACGTTGGACCGCGCCGAGCTGACCGCGCTGCTGACCGAGCAGTGGGAAGCCATCGCCGCGCTGGTCGCCGACCTGGACGAAAACCAGTGGCGCACACCGTCGAAGCTGCCCGGCTGGACCGTGTTCGACATCGTCGCCCACGTGGTCGGCACCGAATCGTGGCTGCTCGGCGAGAAGCCGCCGCCGCACGATCCGATGCGCGAGAAGACCGACGTCCGTTCGCTGCCGTACGTCCGCAACGAGACCGCGGTGCTCAACGAGATCTGGGTCGACCGTCTGCGTCCGATGCCCGGCGCGCGTCTGCTCGAGCTCTTCCGCGAGGTGATGGACCGGCGGCACAAGGCGTTGGCCGAGATGGACGATGCCGCATGGACCACACCGACGGTCTCGCCGGTCGGCCAGGTCCCCTACGGCCGGTTCATGCGGGTGCGGCTGTTCGACTGCTGGATGCACGAACTCGACATCGCCGACGCGCTGGACGTGCGGGTCGACGAGGGCGGTAGGCGCGGCGAGCTGGCGTTCGCCGAGTTCGCCGGATCGCTGCCGCGGGTCGTCGCCAAGCTCGGCAAGGCGCCCGCCGGATCGCGGATCACCTTCGCGCTGACCGGCGCGCTATCGCGCACCCTGCACATCGCGGTGGACGAGCGGGCCGCCTTCGTCGACTCGTTCGACGGTCCCGCCGATGTCGAGATCACCATGGACTCGGGACTTTTCGTGCGGCTGGGCGGTGGTCGGCGCAGTGCGGCCGAGCATCTCGACGAGATCGCCATTGCGGGCAACGAAGAGCTGGGCGTCCGTTTGGTCCGCCACCTCGCGTTCACCCTCTGAGCCGGTGCGACTCTTCCTCGCCAGCTACCGATTCGGCAAGCATCACGAGCGGCTCGCCGCGCTGGTCGGTGCGCCGGGACGGGTCGCCGTGATTCCCAATGCGTGCGACGCCTGGCCGGACATGTGGGCGTCGGCGGTGACCAGCGATCTGGTGCCGTTGCGCAAGCTCGGGTACACGCCGGAGGTGCTGGATCTGCGCGATTACGTCGGGCTCGCAAAGGAATTGGAGCATCGGCTCGCCGAGTTCCCGTTGATCTGGGTACGTGGCGGCAACACCTTCGTGCTGCGTGCCCAATTCGCCCGCAGCGGAGCGGATCTCGCACTCGCGCGGTTGCTCGAGGCCGACGCGCTCGTCTACGCGGGGTACAGCGCGGGCGCTTGCCTGCTGACGCCGGACCTGCACGGACTGGAGTCGGTGGACGATCCCGCCGAGGTGGAACCGACGTGCGGAGTCGAACCGCGTTGGGACGGGCTCGGTTTGGTCGACCGCCGGATCGTTCCGCACATCGACTCCCCCACCGACCCGGAGGGGTTCGGCAACCGGCTCGCGGACGAGTACCGCGCTGCCGGGGTCGCGCACTGGGCGCTCACCGACGACGAGGTGGTCGTTGTCGACGGCGACCGACTGGAAGTTCTGCGTTGATATTGGCGCTTCCGTTGTCCGAGAAGGACATCGACGCGCCGCCGATGGCCCGCTGATGTCGGGTCCACCAGGTCAGACCGCGTCGCCGGCGCGCTTGCGGAAGACGATCCAGCGCATGGCGCTGTACATATAAAGGGCTTCGCAGGCGCCCGCGAGCAGCCGGGCCAGGTGGTATTCGAGGCCGAGCGCGGTGAGTCCGCCGCCGACGCCGAGGATGAAGGCCAGGTAGTTGATCACGACGACCACGACGTACACCGCGGCCTGCCTGCCGACGGGCGCGTGCGAGTGGAAGTTGAAGGTGCGGTTGAGAACGAAGGCGAGTCCGAACGCGCAGATGTAGCCCAGCGTGATCGAGACCGGCACCGGCCAGTTCCACCAGCCGTGAAAGATGGTGAGCAGCACCAGGTCGACGCCGAAGGTGAAGCTGTTGATCAGCGCGAAGCCGAGGAAGGTCGGCGGGACGATCCGGTCCAATCCCAAGGGCAGCCGCGCGACGACGAGCTCACACCAGCGGGTGAACCGGTCGGCGAGGGAGTCGGCGGCGACGGCCAGATCGGACACGCGGCCAGCATGGCAGCGGCAGGTGACCGTCAGGTGAGCTGTTGGCAAACGTCCGCCGAGGCGCCCTGCTCAGCCGATCTGGCCCAAGGGTTCCGGGCGGTCCAGGCTCGACCAGGCCATCAGCCAGCGGCGGCGGGTGACGTCGTCGGCGTCGGCGAGGAGTGCGTCCAAGAGAAGCATGGGGTCGCGGCGCCATTGGTCGGCGACCGTCGTCAAGGCTTCCTTATCGAAGAGGCCCGAGCGGTCGAGTGCGCTGAGCCAGGTACCGAACTCGCCCGCGTGGATGCTGCGCAGCGCCTCCAGATCGACGGCGCCGTCGGCGAACTCGTCGGCGAACAGCGCGCCGATGAGCTCGCGGTAGTCCGGTGATTCGACCCGCATGCCGTCAACCCTCCGAATATGTGGCAGGTCCCCGGAATGGTCGAACGATCCGTCGGCCGGGCGCGTCCACCGTCACGACGACGGGCCGATCCACGCACGGCGAGCCCCTGCACCCGGCATTCTTGCCCGGCCCGCCCGGAATTACCAGCCCGGAAAAATCGGCCGCCCGCGGCGCTCACCCGCTTTCGACCGATTCCACGCCCGCACCGCACTACTGTGAACAACCGTGGACCTGCATGAACTCGTCGCCGCACTGCCCGAGGGCGCGGTGCTCACCGACCCCGATTTGCTGATCGGCTACCGGCAGGACTGGGCGCGCGATCCCGGTGCCGGGACGCCCGCGGCGGTCGTCCGCGCCACCTGCACCGCGGATGTCGCGGCGACACTGCGGTGGGCGCACGAGCACCGAGTGCCGGTGGTTCCCCGCGGCGCGGGATCCGGGCTCTCGGGCGGCGCCACGGCGGTGGACGGCGGGATCGTGCTGAGCACCGAGCGGATGCGGGCGATCACCGTCGACCCGGTCACCCGGACCGCGATCGTGCAGCCCGGTCTGCTGAACGCGGAGGTCAAGCGGACGGTCGCCGAGCACGGACTGTGGTATCCGCCGGATCCCTCGTCGTTCGAGATCTGCTCGATCGG from Nocardia bhagyanarayanae includes these protein-coding regions:
- a CDS encoding Re/Si-specific NAD(P)(+) transhydrogenase subunit alpha — its product is METTQNVGDSSPRGARVGVVRESNAGERRVALVPKIIPALLKQGVEVVVEAGAGLGALIPDEAYVEAGATIGDPWSAEVVVKVAPPSDAEVAKLSDGQTLIGFLAPRNAENQIAALKSAGVQAFAVEAIPRISRAQVMDALSSQANVAGYKAVLLAASESTRFFPMLTTAAGTVKPATVLVLGVGVAGLQALATAKRLGGRTTGYDVRPEVADQVRSVGAQWLDLGIDAAGEGGYARELTEEEKAKQQQALEDAIKGFDVVITTALVPGRPAPRLVTAAAVEGMKPGSVIVDLAGETGGNCELTEPGETVVKHGVTIASPLNLPATMPEHASELYSKNIAALLELMLVDGKVAPDFEDQVLADSCVTREVN
- a CDS encoding NAD(P) transhydrogenase subunit alpha, encoding MYTELLANIAILVLSGFVGFAVISKVPNTLHTPLMSGTNAIHGIVVLGALVTLGRVENPSIGIQIILFVAVVFGTLNVIGGFVVTDRMLGMFKAKKPVAAAEKAGE
- a CDS encoding GtrA family protein; translated protein: MSDLAVAADSLADRFTRWCELVVARLPLGLDRIVPPTFLGFALINSFTFGVDLVLLTIFHGWWNWPVPVSITLGYICAFGLAFVLNRTFNFHSHAPVGRQAAVYVVVVVINYLAFILGVGGGLTALGLEYHLARLLAGACEALYMYSAMRWIVFRKRAGDAV
- a CDS encoding HIT family protein, which gives rise to MNDCVFCRIVAGEAPATKVYEDELLCAFLDIRPIARGHTLVVPKRHAAELEDLDADLGAELFRAGHRIALAMRRSSLLADGANLVMNDGKAAFQTVAHVHLHVVPRRHGDKLSFAKGFLLRRPNDPEGTAAAIRAGLATPARQDDAEDVGTEEGTQA
- a CDS encoding DUF5925 domain-containing protein produces the protein MVGMLERKEPLRLVGPEPGPADPAESLRWSVALDSYYSPRDVLDVLALTPFVQGEQGRYRKKQLERVRADAPLRPAGSRIARAIEEDNSRSILVVGDGWTLRADRWADRSAVVEVTAVTDELANDILAEAIRDAEEPSEVVDGIEMGFWYLHTQQGPRRRQHDIETPVWSDIRRNYPDSAAAALDRLMALSPNDIRGRLLLLHGPPGTGKTTALRALARAWQPWCQVDCVLDPDMLFSQPGYLMSAATEVDDERRRWRLLVLEDCDELIRAEAKASAGQGLSRLLNLTDGMLGQGRDVLVAITTNEDLSRLHPAVTRPGRCLAQLEIGRLSATEARRWLGDHPAQIPDDGLSLAELIALQGGAPSLDTTVPESESGMYL
- a CDS encoding Type 1 glutamine amidotransferase-like domain-containing protein; protein product: MRLFLASYRFGKHHERLAALVGAPGRVAVIPNACDAWPDMWASAVTSDLVPLRKLGYTPEVLDLRDYVGLAKELEHRLAEFPLIWVRGGNTFVLRAQFARSGADLALARLLEADALVYAGYSAGACLLTPDLHGLESVDDPAEVEPTCGVEPRWDGLGLVDRRIVPHIDSPTDPEGFGNRLADEYRAAGVAHWALTDDEVVVVDGDRLEVLR
- a CDS encoding NAD(P)(+) transhydrogenase (Re/Si-specific) subunit beta produces the protein MDNLVNILYIVAFSLFIYGLMGLTGPKTAVRGNWIAAVGMGIAVVATLIAVRDTSNWILIVAGLVLGVVLGVPPAKYTKMTAMPQLVAAFNGVGGGTVALIAWAEFLDTTGFSNFKHGEEPTVHIIVGSLFAAIIGSVSFWGSLIAFGKLQEILPGKPIGVGKLQQPLNLLLLVVAIAAAVVIGLGAADGGAPWWWMVLLLLAAGVLGLMVVLPIGGADMPVVISLLNALTGLSAAAAGLALNNTAMIVAGMIVGASGTILTNLMAKAMNRSIPAIVAGGFGGGGTAPGAGGGEQKQAKATSAADAAIQMAYANQVIVVPGYGMAVAQAQHAVKEMAELLEKRGVEVKYAIHPVAGRMPGHMNVLLAEAEVSYDAMKEMDDINGEFGRTDVALVIGANDVTNPAAREDSSSPIYGMPVLNVDQAKSVIVLKRSMNSGFAGIDNPLFYADTTSMLFGDAKKSVGAVTEELKAL
- a CDS encoding maleylpyruvate isomerase family mycothiol-dependent enzyme; its protein translation is MIDQTLDRAELTALLTEQWEAIAALVADLDENQWRTPSKLPGWTVFDIVAHVVGTESWLLGEKPPPHDPMREKTDVRSLPYVRNETAVLNEIWVDRLRPMPGARLLELFREVMDRRHKALAEMDDAAWTTPTVSPVGQVPYGRFMRVRLFDCWMHELDIADALDVRVDEGGRRGELAFAEFAGSLPRVVAKLGKAPAGSRITFALTGALSRTLHIAVDERAAFVDSFDGPADVEITMDSGLFVRLGGGRRSAAEHLDEIAIAGNEELGVRLVRHLAFTL